One genomic region from Quercus robur chromosome 4, dhQueRobu3.1, whole genome shotgun sequence encodes:
- the LOC126721075 gene encoding VQ motif-containing protein 22-like, translating into MSETMSGPENWLQFYQQQNLSTSQMSDSTIVTTTVTSNSPIGSGNSSANTGHLSPEGRVSKPIRRRSRASRRTPTTLLNTDTTNFRAMVQQFTGGPSAPFASGAHHGAPPNFGFALGTNRQAHHHHPAMMLPPTGHGFHLQPQQQLLYPHHHHHQQGQQQYMFSLGNNSSHSTHHGQDHALLQRLGSSRPSSNMGSVVSDGFVIEGVGVPSSSQVPPASTVRPSNENRSNSFLF; encoded by the coding sequence ATGAGTGAAACCATGTCTGGCCCTGAAAACTGGCTCCAATTCTATCAACAACAAAACCTCTCTACTTCTCAGATGTCTGATTCCACAATTGTAACCACCACTGTCACTTCCAATAGTCCAATTGGGTCCGGCAATTCTAGCGCAAACACTGGTCACTTGAGCCCAGAAGGCCGTGTATCCAAGCCAATACGTAGGAGATCCAGGGCTTCTAGACGAACCCCAACAACTTTACTCAACACAGACACTACAAATTTCAGAGCCATGGTGCAACAATTCACTGGCGGCCCTAGTGCACCCTTTGCCTCAGGAGCTCACCATGGTGCACCACCAAACTTTGGTTTTGCATTAGGAACCAACCGTCAagctcatcatcatcatccagcAATGATGTTACCTCCTACAGGTCATGGATTTCATTTACAGCCTCAACAACAGTTACTATaccctcatcatcatcatcatcagcaaGGCCAGCAGCAATACATGTTTTCTCTAGGAAACAATAGTAGTCATAGTACACATCATGGTCAAGATCATGCTCTTCTTCAAAGACTCGGAAGCTCAAGACCCAGTAGTAACATGGGATCAGTAGTCTCTGATGGGTTTGTGATTGAAGGTGTTGGTGTTCCATCTTCCTCACAAGTACCTCCTGCTTCAACTGTTAGGCCCTCCAATGAGAATAGGAGTAACAGTTTCTTGTTTTGA